In Sardina pilchardus chromosome 8, fSarPil1.1, whole genome shotgun sequence, the genomic window CCAAATTACAAAGTTGGTGGACTATCATATTCCTCTACTGATCCTGTGTACAGCCCTCTACCATTTGTGAAGGACAACTGGATCAAACAGTGGAGCTCCTTGAATGATATAGAAGAAGATATTTATGATCCATATGCTGGTGAGGATGAAGAAGATGACGTATTCTCACCGCCAGTGTTCTCATCACCAGTCAAGAACTGTGTACTGAACATCAACGTGGGTGGCAAGTCCTATCATATTGCTCAGGGGGTGGTCGCCAGATATCCAAAGACTAGACTTGGCATGCTCGCTACCTTCAAGGACCACTGCAAGAAGCTAGACCTCTGTGATGATTACACTGTTACAAACAATGAGTACTTTTTCGACCGGGACCCAAACGTATTCAACAGCATCTTTAATTTCTACAGGACTGGAGTGCTCTGGATTAAAGACGAACTGTGTACACGGAACTTTCTGGAGGAAATAAACTACTGGGGAGTTCGTATCAAGAACTCCCATCGCTGCTGCCGCATCATGTTCGAGGAAAGACAAGATGATCTCAATGAGCAATTGAAAATTCAGAAGGAGCTTCTGGCTGAGGTAGATGTTGAGGAAAACGAAGAGGCATTTCAGAACATGATAATGGGATCCCTGCGGCAAAAGGTCTGGAATTTAATGGAGAATCCCTTCTCCTCAGTGCCTGCCAAACTCATTGCAGTAGCTTCAAGCATGTTTGTGCTGATGTCACTAGTAGCAATGACATTGAACTCCGTAGAGGAGATGCAGTACAGGAGCCCAACAGGCCAACTGAGTGGGAAGACTCATTGTGAATATGTTGAGGGTGCCTGCCTTGTCTTTTTCACTATGGAATATCTTCTACGTCTAGTCTCAACACCAAACCTGAAACACTTTGCCAAAAGTATGCTGAACACAGTGGATCTGATCGCCATTCTGCCACATTACCTGCAAATTGCCCTGGAATGCTTTGACAGCCAGGACCTGGTCAAACCTGGCAGTGACCTGAAGACAGTGGGTCAGGTGGGCAAGTTAGGTCAGGTGATGCGTATTATGCGGCTAATGCGCATATTCAGGATCCTCAAAC contains:
- the kcnv2b gene encoding potassium voltage-gated channel subfamily V member 2 — encoded protein: MLDPKARRPSLFPNYKVGGLSYSSTDPVYSPLPFVKDNWIKQWSSLNDIEEDIYDPYAGEDEEDDVFSPPVFSSPVKNCVLNINVGGKSYHIAQGVVARYPKTRLGMLATFKDHCKKLDLCDDYTVTNNEYFFDRDPNVFNSIFNFYRTGVLWIKDELCTRNFLEEINYWGVRIKNSHRCCRIMFEERQDDLNEQLKIQKELLAEVDVEENEEAFQNMIMGSLRQKVWNLMENPFSSVPAKLIAVASSMFVLMSLVAMTLNSVEEMQYRSPTGQLSGKTHCEYVEGACLVFFTMEYLLRLVSTPNLKHFAKSMLNTVDLIAILPHYLQIALECFDSQDLVKPGSDLKTVGQVGKLGQVMRIMRLMRIFRILKLARHSTGLRAFGFTLRHTSYQQVGCLLLFIAMGIFTFSAMVYSVEHDVPRTNFTSIPHAWWWAAVSISTVGYGDVYPETVFGRIFAFGCISLGIILNGMPISMLFNKFSDYYSKLKSHEYTANEKNRGKLRFAKRAKRRMAEICKNSISYNTI